The following is a genomic window from Vitis vinifera cultivar Pinot Noir 40024 chromosome 6, ASM3070453v1.
ATGTCCAATCAATGATTCAATTATGTGCCCCCCACATGTATCCTATGATTCATATGTAATTGCACCATTCATGATTACCACTAGTAAAAAAggtcaaaaaaaatttaaattaatttttttttgaaatagaaaAGTGATTTTGTGTAATTATTGAGATTAAGAAGTAGGTTGGTCACACCTCCAATGTAGGTGGCACTATTGGAGgagaaaaatgtaaatttagaaattggggtGGTAATTTACATTCTTGCCCCTCTCTTTTTGGACAAGATTATTGGCTTTAGTTGAATTTGTTTGCAACATAGTTGATAGTACTATCAAAACTCTTTTTGGGGAAATTGAAAAGGGCAAAAGTGGTCTTAGTGGCTCAAAAGGTTGgaattatcttttttattttttatattgtggGTCATGTTGTCAAGAAGTAAGCTTGAAAGGAGCGTCCTTCTCACTTGTTAATTTCACAAAAAAGCATATGACGAAATTTTAAATTGGTAGAGATAAAGTgtatttagaatttatttgataatatttttgtcgagcatgtttttagtaaaagtatttttttaaagtgttttcgGGATAATTGCCTtctaagtgtttttttattaaataatataagtgattttttaatatttttaaaaacagtataaatgattttttaatattttaaaaatatatattaagagtatatttgaatttagaaaacatttcgaatttttttaatacttgaataataaatattttcaaatataaaaattagtgaaaatgtttcttaaaatcactatcattgataatgattttaagaaacatcTTGaacttacaaaaatatttttataaatttatatatattaaaatttaataagcacttttaaaattttgaaaaatcaattataatattaaaaaatcatttataatgtttttttaagaaacaattaaaatatgtttgacagtaattctaaaaaatatttttataatttttaatacttgaaaatttttattttttaattattaaaaagactaaaaatacttattaaaatcactattaaatatattttttaaaaaaaattaatatttctaatattttaaaatttttatctttcaagtattaaatatgttataaatactttctaaaattaatgtcaaatacattttaacttttttttatcatttaaatattaaaaatattataaatattttttaaaataactttcaaacacACGTTTAATAAATAATCATTCTAAAAACTTTATAAACAAACATACGAACATTCCCTTGTAcaatctaatttattttttttatatttaacctTAGAACGATTGTCCTAAAGTAATCACAGAACTTTCATACAATCCGAGTAGTTTCAAAGGCTTTGAAGGAGAGCAACCTACGTAACTTTATTCAAAATTCCTATTGTAAATGTCTTTGTCCACCTCTCCTTTACCTTTCTCATCTTTCCCTTGTGTTGGGCGTGGGTTTTCGGATGACCgagatttttcttcaaaaaacacttttcatattataaaatgttttttaaaaacattatcaaaccAACTCTGCAGAgaagatgtttgataaaatctCAAACCGTAAATGAGAgacttataaaaattaattcccatgctttataaaaaattattttaaaaaataaaaaatgtatatataaaagCATGTGATAAGCCAAATAATTACAGCTCGCCATCGCGTCGAGATGCACGTAATATTTTTAGCCCCCTCTCCTGCTCTTTTACTGGTATCCAAAGTAATCAGCATGTCAGCATTCGTCAGTGGTCAGAGAAACAAGAATcgatcaaaggaaaaaaaaaagaaccaagaagatggaaaatgagagggaaaaaaaatctgtAAATAGGAGCGAGAAAAAGCAACAAAGGAAAAGACGAAGACAGCCCTAACCTCACCTTAATTTGCTCAACCATATCGCACGGTCCAATGAGATCCAACCACGTGGGCCCACCATTTAAcagtaaaataaattagtaaataattatataatgctACCACAAGGTCCTTACTGTGGGTCCCAAAATCATAGCCATCCGATGTAACCCCGAACTGATGATGCGCTTTCATTTTTAGCCGTTTGATTGAAAACGATTGCCTCATTTCCTCTCGCTTCAGTCCCTCTCTAGATTTCTGACAATACAGAAGAAGGCAGTGCAGAGCAGGGCAGAGCAGTGGAGCTGAGctaaatttctctttctttctctctctaaatttCTCTTTCTAGCTTTCTGCATTTGGCTTTGGAGTTTGGAGAGCAGGAAAGAAAGGTTTCTGATTACGAGACCGTCTGTTTCTCTTCAGGGTCTCTgcccttttcttctctttttttttttatccctctTGATCTCGTTTTGAGCCTCCGTTTTATGGGTTCCCGTCGCTGATAAATGGGTCACCAGCGCGCTTTTTCTTCGTTTGGGAGGTGGAGGGGTTGCTGTTAATGGTGTTTTTTCGTCTTCTGCATTTCCTCTGTTACGTCTGGTACGTGCTGTTTTCTTCCTCCTACTGAAAATTTTGTCGGAAAATTTTGGTGAAGATGCGGGAGTATGTTTCTCGTCTGTGATTTGTATGGTattcgattttttatttttaaaattttgtggttTTGAATTGTTATGGTTCTTTCTGGGTCTGGGTTGAATAGTTTACTGGAATTGAGTCAAACTTGAGACTGTTTGggtgaaaaagaaaagggcaaagaaaagaaagggttGGTGAAAGacgcttttatttttttgggttcactttattttctttgcttttatttatttttttcgtcTTTTCCAGGCACCCAAACGGGGCCTTACTgttcaaattttgaatatgatTGACCTCTGTTTTTTTGAGGAGCTGTGATCTtgtcttttgcatgagttgTAACACATAACAAAAGTTGCAGTTTTGGATCGAGACATGGCATTTGTACCTTATCTTCATAGCTCCCTCAATTGGGCTTCCCTGGACCACTCAGCTTTCCTTGTTTTCAGTTCATGTCTTCGGCTTCATCCTACTCTATATATTGCCAATTGTCTCCTTGCAGCTTCCGATTTACCCTAGACTGAAGTTATTGATTGTCGGCATACTGCATCAAAATTTTGCTTGGTTCTCAGTTTGGTTGAGGTGTGTGGATTGTTGTAGGCCACGTACTGTgatgaaattgaagaaaaatagggTCAAATTGTCAGTGACCACTACACTAGTATGATTGCTTTTTTGCTTTTGGTATGTTGACCATGAATCCACAAAAGAATTTCCATCCAAGAGATTCTGaatatgattatattttttttttctaaaccaaAAAACTAAGAGGGTTCTGAGAATTAAGTGGAATGGAAATGATTAGGGAGTGATTTGGGATTAGTCTAACTTCTTGTTATGGAGAAGGACAGAAAGTAGATGACGAAAAAATTTACAGTATTGTTCTCTTAGTGGATGTAGCCCACTATTTGGAAGCTCTGGAGAAAACTCGGTTGATCTGAGATGAGAAATTCGATATCATGGGCAAAATCTTTGCGTAAAGCAACATCTACCCTTAATattcatttctaaaaaatttggtAACCTTTATCTCCCCCGCTTCCACATACGGTGTGCCAAAGCAATTGTACCACAAATCCCTGAAATTAGACTCAAGAGCTTGAGTTGTTTGAAGGTTCTCTAAATTAGTCAGGCTCATACATACAGAGGAATGACAGTTTTTCTCACTTCCTCAAAAGTTTAACTACTCATTCGGTTAGGATGTTGGCGTGATAGTTAAAACCTATTTGTCTACTTTCCTTGTTGGATGAATTATGGCTTCTACAAGCTATATAGTAACTGAATATAGATATTCCACTTAACAACGATTCGAAATCAAGAAATGTCATAAAAAGTTTTGAGTCGTGTTTAAGCAACATTGAAGTAACTTGCAGGGTGGATGAGAGAAGGGATGGAGACAGGTCTTTCTTGCTTATAAGAAAGGTATAGCTTGTTGTTCAAGGGGCTTTAAGCAGCTTCATTGCTTTGGTTGCTTAGCTTCATTAGATGTATGATCAAAAGAGAGAAAGGGGTCCCATCGGTCTGGGAACTTACAAAGTCACTAATAAAGATTGTACTAAGTTTTCACTTATAAAAGAAGATTATACTAAGTTTACTTGTTTGCATCTAGTATCTTATTCTTTCCTTTACAATAGCATGTCCTCTCATACCTTGTTTGAAATGCTTTTAAATTGATAGATTATTAATTTTGGCCATGgtacaattttcaattttgcCTTTTGTCTTTCAGAAGGGTCTGTATCTTTGCGAATCATAGCAGAATTTTGCAGCTGAAAAGAATGCTTAGGAGCTTTGTTGTTGCAAGGTTTTTCAGGAATGGGACACAGGTGAATTGTGAGAACATTTGAATCTGGTACCTCGCCATCTGAGATAACAGAAACCTCAGGACTTACCCAGTCTATGGAACATCATTTGGAGCTCAAAAGTATTTCAAGGAATCAGCAAATCTTGGGGAAAGCAGAGAAGATCTTATCACCTCAAGTGAGCCAAAGTAAAAAGGTGGGAGACAGGTTGAAATCAGAGAAATTTAACTTGTCTTATGCCGATCTTCATCATGAAATAACAAAGAGTGTGGACAATATCCTGCCTAAATCTTTAGGGAATCACCTAAAGCAACGGGTTGAGGGTAAGGCAACTGAAGACGAAGAGCTTGTCAAGTACATGTCAAATCTGCCAAGTTATCTGGAGAGGCGAGAAAACTTCCAGGAGAAAGCTTTGAGTTTTGGGGTCCTTGACTGGGGTCGTCTTGAAAAATGGCAATATGATCATAAACAGATCCCCAACAAAAGTGGGAGACATTCATCATCCAGTAGCAATAGCTCCTCTCTTTTCTCAACAGATGAATCATCCACCCATTCTAGCGGAGGTCACAGTTGCTCTCCTACACGTCAAAGGATTCGTCGCCCTACACTGCAATCTCATCTGAAAGCATCTCCTGCAGAAGGCTTTTCTGAAGGTGTCAAATTCTTTGGAGGAAATGCTGGAAAGTTTCAAGATCTTAATGCCCCCAGTGGTACCCCCTTCAGTGGGCAGCAAAGGTTTATCAAAACAAATCAGTCTTCTTGCCAAATCCAATCAGAAATCAAGCTGGAAAAGTGCAAGATAAATAGTTCAAACCCAAAGGCCTCTGCAGAAATGAGGACTTCaacaaatttggaaaattgtGAGATGGCTTCCTGCTCAAAGGGAAAGATGAAAATTCAAGATGGTGATTTTGCAGAGAGAAAGGAGGGCTCAAAAGAACCAAatcctattattattttcaaagagTGCCCCAAAAAATACAGAACAGCAGTTGCCCATTCGCCAAGAGATCTCCCCAAGAATGGTCATTCGGGATTATCTCAGCTTCCTGGTTCATCAGCTGCTCGAGGATCAACAGAAGCACCCCAAAGAAGTTTTTCAGAGAGATCTAACTCTACAAAGGTTCACTCTGCAAAGCTCTATTCTGGCATTCCACATTCATGCCCATTGCCCTGTGATGTTGATAGTAGTAAGGCCTCACAGATCAAACAACCAAGCTCCATGGATGTAGGGAGTATCAAGGTTCCTTTTGATGCATCAGTGTGTCCAACAAATCTGGTCAGAAGCAAAAatccagaagaaaaaaaaccaaccaTAGTGCCTACAAATTCAACTGCAAGAGAACCTTCTGAGGGATCAGATCTGAAGAAAGGCACAGTTGCTGCTGCAAAAGTGAGAAACTCTTCTCCTACTCGTCGGTTTAGCATCAGTATGAGTAGGATAATCAGAAGTTCTAGCTCCAAAGATGGTATGGCTATACCACCATTGAGCTCTTCACATGTTGATACAAAATCTGGTCCGGATAGAGCTATGGCTGCCTGCATGGATAGTTATAGTGATGGACAAAATGCTACCAGCAGGGCCAGGTCCAGCCCTCTGAGAAGATTACTCGACCCATTACTGAAGCCAAAGGCAGGAAACAGCCATCAGTTTCCTGAGCCTTTACAGAAGGATTCAACATCAATTGATAGGAGCTACCTATCATCCAAAGAACAGTTAGATTCTTCTAATTCACGGTCAGGAAAAGTAAAATTGGATCTGAGCAGTTGTAGGACAATCAATGTCAATGATTCGTATCGGAATAAGAAGCATGGATCATTGCCAATGCAAGCTCTTCTACAAGTTGCAGTTAAGAATGGTCTTCCTCTGTTTACATTTGCAGTTGACGGTGACAAGGACATTCTTGCTGCCACAATGAGGAAGTCTACCATAGGGAAGGATGACTACAGCTGGATCTACACATTCTTCACCATTAGTGAAGTCAAGAAAAAGAATAGAAGCTGGATAAATCAAGGACAAAAAGGCAAAGGTCATGGTTACATCCCGAATGTTGTTGCCCAGATGAAGGTGTCTGATTCTCAGTTTTCCAGTTTGACAATATGCAATTCTACAAAGCAATTCAGCCTGAGGGAATTTGTTTTGTTTGCTGTCGACCTAAGACAGGCTGATGAGCAAACATCAAACATCCAGCCAAATGATGAGCTTGCAGCGATGGTTGTCAAGATCCCAAAAGAGAACACTGGAAGTTCAATTAAAGATGAGCAGCAGAGCAGCTATTTCAATGATTTATCAGCGAGTGTTTCCAATGGTAATTCTCCCGAGGTGAAGTGTCAACCTGTTTGGGAGGAAAATGTGCAGAATCAGCCCTTTGCTGGAAGCCAAGACCATTTTATCACAAAAGTCATTCTTCCAAGCGGTGTTCATAGTCTACCCAATAAAGGAGAACCTTCCCGGCTGCTTGAGAGATGGAAATCAGGTGGATCATGCGACTGTGGCGGTTGGGATATGGGTTGCAAACTGAGGGTTCTTGTCAACCAGAATCAACACAGGAAGAAACCAAGCCCACCCACCACAGATAGATTTGAGCTTTTCTCACTGGTACCTAGTTTCTCCATGGACCAAGCAATTTGCCTCTCAATCaatatttcatttgtttctGCTAATTCACTTCTCCCTTCTATCTTTCTGCAGGAAGGAGTTGAAGCAGACGAGCCTATATTCAGCATGTCCTCATTCAAGGATGGCATCTATTCAGCTGAATTCAGTTCACCACTCTCACTTCTACAGGCATTCTCCATCTGTATAGCAGTCTTGAACAGCCGGACGCAACCCTCAGAAATGAGCAACCCTTCTGAAGAAAGAAGCGACGGCATAATAAAGGCTCCTAATCAGGTCCAAGGAGAGGCTGCTGCACGCTATGTCTCATATCCACCCCTTTCTCCAGTGGGGAGAGTCTAGATTCACATAATGAAGCATCTCATATAATTAAACACAGgctgtaattttattttataaggcCTGTTATAGTATTAATTGAAAGCTACCCCCAGACCATAGTAACTTTGAACCCACTTCTTACAGAAGAGGCAATGTCCTCTGTGCTTGGAAGATAGTATTTTCATCAATATAAGCTTGTATTCATGAGTGAATGGTACTCTGCAGTCTCAGTAATTCGTGAAGCCTTAGAGCCAAAGGCACTAGGCCAGTTTCTGGTGGTAAATTTCCTAGATTTTGAAGCTATATTTAGAACATTATTGGAAAGTGGGACAAACAAGCCAAGAATAAATAGCTGAATTAACAAAAAAGACATTGAATCATATTAAGCCatcatgttttcaaattttaacttttagCAGTGAACCAAAGCTGGGAAAAGCATAAAAGATAATAAACCTATTTTGGAAATTGTTCTGGAATTgtttcttaaaacaaaaaataaaatagggtcTGCTtgggaatatttttaaaaatagttctaaaaaaaaacttttttgagaatactttttaaaagtaattttttttttaatgttttaacaAGAGTCTgtttatgttttctatatttttaaaatattttttattttaaaatattttttaaaaaataatgttatcgagaatatttcattttcaatcattttttgtatatttttataattattttttaaataatcataaaaaataattaaaatatattctccaaaaacattttattttcaaaacaaattataggaaaacagttttttgtcaaaaaaaattatctacgtttttaattctaaaaaccAATTCCCATATAGGCTCTAggtttataacttaaaaaatataattgatgaattttttatagaaacaattttttgagaatttattttgaaaatagctTGATtcttagaataaattttaagtgtttgaattggtttttagactgttttgagtaataattaaaaatacggggaatatttgaaaacttttgcattatattcaaataaatttttatttaattaagagttgttttaaatttttttgaaaattgctttTGATAAACAAGAGATAGTATATATTTCTTTGTATCTAAGCACTATATTGTcgtatttagattttttttttttttaaaaaaaaaattatgttaggGAGTGTTTggaaaaacttaatatttattacttaattatttaagttgattttaagttaaattatacttaaattgttaacttaaaatttcttactttaattattaagattgataaaattaacttaacacgtattttaaattatcgaatttgatatatttatcttcataaattataattagggcaaatgaaattgaaaaacaatgaaGGTAGTGGACTAGTAAAAGAGATCTTGGGAATAATTAAGGTAAATAAtggtaaaaagataaaattaagatgtaaaattaagaataaattaattgattttatttatcacttaaaattagttttgactttaagtcatatcattaaattattttattaaatatatttaatttaagttattaagtcactttaaattataaaattgatttatcaaacacttgtctttcttttttaacCCAATTCTCATGTCTCTGTATATTTTTTAGCAATCTAAacataatgatatatataagaTACGGAAGCAAAACCATATTTGATAACTGAAaattagaacaattttttaaaattgttttttttatgttttacagaaaaaaaatctatttaaaaatatgaaatattttttttttatctatttttaaaaataatttttatatttaatactttatttttaataattctatttatataattatttttaaaataactctaaaaaaaagtaaaaataaataaaaataattaaaagatgttaagCCCAAAATTTTCCGTTGTTCTTCTACCATCGGATTATGCCATGTGGCTTTTTGCATAAAGATTTTGGGCTAAGAACCTGACATTTGAGGCCCATTTCAAGAAAGACCAAAATCTAAAACAGCCCAAGGTGGGGACTGAACTAGTCAGATCAATCAATCAACGGTCCACATCTCACCGCACATCACactccatttttctttgaattttcgTCCCACTTTCCATCTTCGTCTATACTCTCAGAGTCTAAACCCAGCTGTGACCTTTTCTTCAACAAACTTGAACCAAACGCAGCGTTTCAGACCAATCAACTACTGAATTAACTGTAAATCTCTGTTTCCAAACTCAAAAACTCGAATTCGAATTCGATCAAAATTCTGTATGATAACAACACTAATCATGTTTTGCTTTTCAAATTGTTGATCCGTTAATTTCACTCCCGCATGGAGAGAAGACTCGAATAAACCAACCTCTGTACACGATTCGGAGGCCCCAAAACGCAGTGTTTCATGTGGAGACTTGTGCTCTGCACAGAGTTTCTCCACTAATTGACGCCCACCTTCCAATTCTCTTCCTCTAATGGCGTTTTATATTACTCGTCGGGCTTCAAAGGTCTCTCTCTgatcatatttatatatgttttctgTGTCCTTGTGATTGTAttattgatgattttgattgtttgattacTTTTCTGTGAAGGTATGGAGAAGAATTTGCGGAGAGGTGGCGCTAGAAATTCCCCTGCTGGCCCAGAAGTGGAAGCTTCTTCTGGCAGGACTCTTTTTTCAGGTCATCCCATTGAGCTCTGAGTATATGTTAGTTTTCGAAAGATTGATGTTTTCAGATTGTTTTTGAATggtttttaatcaaattgttCTTTTATTGCTTGCAAAAGTAAAAATTTTGGAATGTCAGTGTTTGATGAAACTCTGGTTTCTCTTCAATGCCCCCAAGATGATGGGTTTGTAAGTTCGGATTGCTGTGTAAAGTActattcattcattcaattTTGATTGTTCATCCAGGAATGGCCTAATTTGTTATTTGACTGAGGGTTGAACTGGGATTTTGTTCTTTCAAGTTTCATCATGGTGTTTGCAGTGCATTCCCATATTGCTGGCACATTCcttaatcactttttttttttagtattttggtGGTTTGattaaagaaacaaaagggAAGATGATGGCAACGAAGATACATTTTGATACTAATTGATACAATATAAATTATTTCCATAAGCCTGGGAATGAAGCTTTTGATTCACTGGGGTGAAGTTGTATGGGTTGTATAACATACCTGGGCATCCTGATTCTGCTATTGCAGCAAGTTGAACCATATGTAGACTGCTAGGCTGCTTGTATCTAGGGAGAGGCTCAATGTTTTTCGGGTATAGTTGCTCTCATCTAAACACATCCTTGTTATCTATAGTGACTTCAATGTTGTTGGACTAACTCATGGTTCTGCTTGAAGAAGAACTGCAAGATCCTTTACAAGTGCTTCTATCATAACCCTTTACAGTTTTGCTGCTCTTGTGAATATAATAGAGTGGCTTCCATCTAATGGCTTTGGGAAGAAATTCCTCTTTTCCCCTCTCTCCATTATGACTGATAGGTTGAAAATTGCTGTGGAACCCAGTGCATCTATCTTGATTagtaacactttttttttattacattggACTATTCATTAcagaatatttttttctctttcattgaTTTGC
Proteins encoded in this region:
- the LOC104879538 gene encoding uncharacterized protein LOC104879538 — encoded protein: MEHHLELKSISRNQQILGKAEKILSPQVSQSKKVGDRLKSEKFNLSYADLHHEITKSVDNILPKSLGNHLKQRVEGKATEDEELVKYMSNLPSYLERRENFQEKALSFGVLDWGRLEKWQYDHKQIPNKSGRHSSSSSNSSSLFSTDESSTHSSGGHSCSPTRQRIRRPTLQSHLKASPAEGFSEGVKFFGGNAGKFQDLNAPSGTPFSGQQRFIKTNQSSCQIQSEIKLEKCKINSSNPKASAEMRTSTNLENCEMASCSKGKMKIQDGDFAERKEGSKEPNPIIIFKECPKKYRTAVAHSPRDLPKNGHSGLSQLPGSSAARGSTEAPQRSFSERSNSTKVHSAKLYSGIPHSCPLPCDVDSSKASQIKQPSSMDVGSIKVPFDASVCPTNLVRSKNPEEKKPTIVPTNSTAREPSEGSDLKKGTVAAAKVRNSSPTRRFSISMSRIIRSSSSKDGMAIPPLSSSHVDTKSGPDRAMAACMDSYSDGQNATSRARSSPLRRLLDPLLKPKAGNSHQFPEPLQKDSTSIDRSYLSSKEQLDSSNSRSGKVKLDLSSCRTINVNDSYRNKKHGSLPMQALLQVAVKNGLPLFTFAVDGDKDILAATMRKSTIGKDDYSWIYTFFTISEVKKKNRSWINQGQKGKGHGYIPNVVAQMKVSDSQFSSLTICNSTKQFSLREFVLFAVDLRQADEQTSNIQPNDELAAMVVKIPKENTGSSIKDEQQSSYFNDLSASVSNGNSPEVKCQPVWEENVQNQPFAGSQDHFITKVILPSGVHSLPNKGEPSRLLERWKSGGSCDCGGWDMGCKLRVLVNQNQHRKKPSPPTTDRFELFSLEGVEADEPIFSMSSFKDGIYSAEFSSPLSLLQAFSICIAVLNSRTQPSEMSNPSEERSDGIIKAPNQVQGEAAARYVSYPPLSPVGRV